One region of Azoarcus sp. CIB genomic DNA includes:
- a CDS encoding HipA family kinase gives MRRSRQGVTEPFICRGDDGYIYYVKGFGAGRRSLVCEWVAAQLATRFDLPIADYALAEVPAELIVPGQTPNLRDLGCGIVFASRELPHVQELSVTTRARVDVGQASDVLVFDWWLKNEDRHLTELGGNPNLLWDVQAGHLAVIDHNQAFDPDFDAARFLDSHVFADCWNRVATDLVEQAKYRERMENALADLESIRDSIPDSWWFVDDGVPANVSWDEIARCLARCHREDFWIAP, from the coding sequence ATGCGACGCTCCCGTCAGGGCGTGACCGAACCCTTCATCTGTCGCGGTGATGACGGTTACATTTACTACGTGAAAGGCTTCGGCGCCGGGCGCCGCAGTCTGGTGTGCGAATGGGTCGCCGCGCAGCTGGCAACGCGTTTCGACCTCCCGATTGCAGACTACGCGCTCGCCGAAGTGCCGGCAGAGCTGATCGTTCCCGGTCAGACGCCCAACCTGCGCGATCTGGGCTGCGGCATCGTGTTCGCCTCTCGGGAGCTGCCACACGTCCAGGAGCTGAGCGTGACCACGCGCGCGCGGGTCGATGTCGGGCAGGCGTCCGATGTGCTCGTGTTCGACTGGTGGCTGAAGAACGAAGATCGCCACCTGACCGAGTTGGGTGGCAACCCGAACTTGCTGTGGGACGTTCAGGCCGGGCATCTGGCGGTGATCGATCACAACCAGGCCTTCGATCCGGATTTCGACGCGGCGCGTTTCCTCGATTCCCACGTCTTTGCGGACTGCTGGAACAGGGTTGCGACCGACTTGGTCGAACAAGCGAAGTACCGCGAAAGGATGGAAAATGCCCTCGCGGATCTGGAAAGCATCCGTGATAGCATCCCCGATTCTTGGTGGTTCGTGGATGACGGCGTGCCGGCCAACGTAAGCTGGGACGAAATCGCCCGCTGCCTGGCCCGCTGCCACCGAGAAGACTTTTGGATCGCGCCATGA
- a CDS encoding DUF3037 domain-containing protein, with amino-acid sequence MKKFACHYALLRFRPFVETGEFANVGVVLMAPATRFFGYRLLTRYGRITQFFHQLDRKVYLQGRALFKQEIDRFAGDLRRLALGDGHTTPDLALADHLFAEFVRPREAMLQFDDQRIVLADDPQVKLDALFDHYIERNFVTKEYQERLLESMVRRLLVGQRLGAAYRAEKIGNADFTVNFPFVRLQAGRPERVIKPLYLAQDDTTKLLTHGGQWVDKVRRLAKRNALPGAVMFPVKAPPRDTKQYQAYDEIREDLQDAGVTVVAANDENSILRFAAD; translated from the coding sequence ATGAAGAAGTTCGCCTGCCATTACGCTTTGCTTCGTTTTCGTCCCTTTGTCGAGACGGGCGAATTCGCGAACGTCGGTGTCGTGTTGATGGCGCCTGCGACACGCTTCTTCGGCTATCGACTGCTCACCCGTTACGGCCGCATCACGCAGTTCTTCCATCAGCTCGACCGTAAGGTCTACCTGCAGGGAAGGGCGCTATTCAAGCAGGAGATCGACCGCTTCGCAGGCGATCTCCGTCGCCTGGCCCTGGGTGATGGCCATACGACGCCCGACCTCGCTTTGGCCGATCATCTCTTTGCCGAGTTTGTCCGCCCGCGCGAGGCGATGCTCCAGTTCGACGACCAGCGCATCGTTTTGGCCGATGACCCTCAGGTCAAGCTCGATGCGCTCTTCGATCATTACATCGAGCGTAATTTCGTGACCAAGGAGTATCAGGAGCGCCTCCTTGAGAGCATGGTCAGGAGGCTCTTGGTCGGGCAACGTCTCGGAGCGGCATATCGGGCCGAGAAGATCGGTAACGCGGATTTCACCGTGAACTTCCCGTTCGTGCGCCTGCAGGCAGGGCGCCCGGAGCGCGTCATCAAACCGTTGTATCTCGCTCAGGATGACACCACCAAGCTCCTGACGCATGGCGGTCAGTGGGTGGACAAGGTGCGGCGGCTCGCGAAGCGAAATGCCCTGCCGGGAGCGGTCATGTTCCCCGTGAAGGCCCCGCCGCGCGACACGAAGCAGTACCAGGCCTACGACGAAATCCGCGAAGACCTCCAGGATGCGGGCGTCACCGTGGTCGCTGCGAACGACGAGAACTCGATCCTGCGCTTCGCGGCGGACTGA
- the miaB gene encoding tRNA (N6-isopentenyl adenosine(37)-C2)-methylthiotransferase MiaB, with translation MKKLYIRTFGCQMNEYDSDKMADVLGATEELVKTDNPEEADVILFNTCSVREKAQERVFHDLGRVKHLKQANPNLIIGVGGCVASQEGEAIVARAPYVDIVFGPQTLHRLPQLIAERRYSGKSQVDISFPEIEKFDNLPPARVEGASAFVSIMEGCSKYCTYCVVPYTRGEEVSRPLEDILTEVAGLAGQGVKEVTLLGQNVNAWRGPITRKGGEMGDFAFLLECVAEIPGIERMRYTTSHPREMTQRVFDAYANIPKLVSHLHLPVQSGSDRILAAMKRGYSVLEFKSVVRKLRAARPDLSLSSDFIVGFPGETEEDFEKTMKLIEEIGFDASFSFVFSPRPGTPAAELEDPVPQETKLRWLARLQKRIDEQAQAISQAMVGRVERVLVEGRSRKDESELAGRTDNNRVVNFAGNPRLIGQFVDLTITAALPHSLRGEIVTREI, from the coding sequence ATGAAGAAGCTTTACATTCGCACCTTCGGGTGCCAGATGAACGAGTACGACTCCGACAAGATGGCGGACGTGCTCGGCGCGACCGAGGAACTGGTCAAGACCGACAACCCGGAAGAGGCTGACGTGATCCTCTTCAACACCTGTTCGGTGCGCGAGAAGGCGCAGGAGCGGGTGTTCCACGACCTCGGGCGGGTGAAGCACCTGAAGCAGGCGAATCCGAACCTCATCATCGGTGTCGGTGGCTGCGTTGCGAGCCAGGAGGGCGAGGCGATCGTCGCGCGCGCGCCCTACGTCGACATCGTGTTCGGCCCGCAGACCCTGCACCGCCTGCCGCAGCTCATCGCCGAGCGGCGCTACAGCGGCAAGTCGCAGGTCGATATCTCCTTCCCGGAGATCGAAAAGTTCGACAATTTGCCGCCCGCGCGCGTCGAGGGGGCGAGCGCCTTCGTCTCGATCATGGAAGGCTGTTCGAAGTACTGCACGTACTGCGTCGTGCCCTATACCCGTGGCGAAGAGGTGTCGCGGCCGCTCGAAGACATCCTGACGGAAGTCGCAGGTCTTGCCGGTCAGGGCGTGAAGGAAGTGACGCTGCTGGGCCAGAACGTCAATGCGTGGCGCGGGCCGATCACGAGGAAGGGCGGTGAGATGGGCGACTTCGCCTTCCTGCTCGAATGCGTCGCCGAGATCCCCGGCATCGAGCGCATGCGCTACACGACTTCGCACCCGCGCGAGATGACGCAGCGCGTGTTCGATGCCTACGCCAACATCCCGAAACTCGTGAGCCATCTGCACCTACCCGTGCAGTCGGGCTCGGACCGCATCCTCGCGGCGATGAAGCGTGGTTACTCGGTGCTGGAGTTCAAGTCGGTGGTGCGCAAGCTGCGCGCCGCCCGCCCTGATCTCTCGCTGTCGTCGGACTTCATCGTCGGCTTCCCCGGCGAGACCGAGGAGGACTTCGAGAAGACGATGAAGCTGATCGAGGAGATCGGTTTCGACGCCTCGTTCAGTTTTGTTTTCAGCCCGCGCCCCGGCACGCCGGCGGCGGAGCTGGAAGACCCGGTGCCGCAGGAGACCAAGCTGCGCTGGCTCGCGCGTCTGCAGAAGCGCATCGACGAACAGGCGCAGGCGATCAGCCAGGCAATGGTCGGCCGCGTCGAGCGCGTGCTCGTCGAAGGGCGTTCGCGCAAGGACGAGAGCGAGCTCGCCGGGCGCACCGACAACAACCGTGTCGTGAACTTCGCCGGCAATCCGCGCCTGATCGGGCAGTTCGTCGACCTGACGATCACCGCCGCCCTGCCGCACAGCCTGCGCGGCGAAATCGTGACGAGAGAGATCTGA